ACGACCTTTCCGACGCCGGTGAACGCATAACAGTTTTCAAAGAGAGTGCCGATTCATATGATATGGTAGGGTGTGTGAGGAGCACTGGATCTTTTCTAATCCGAGGGATATAAGATAGAATGAACCTATATTTGAGCATAACTCGTGGTTGGGTTATTCGATGGCGCACACGTGTGTCGTAGAAAATAAATCTGGACCGTTGCTCAGGTGGACTAACTTCCACGACATGTAATTGGTGAGGTGCAAGAGAGACAGCACGGGGAGAAAGTTTAAGATGTATTGGGGAAATGGGAAAGGAGGAAAGTAATTGAAAATAAAGACGAGAGAATTAaggggaaaaataaaatgaatttttggagtatttgatttgagaaaaatagatataaatctaagaagaaaaatgttaaaatttattctcaCAATGTTTAGTTTATCatggaaagagaagagaaatgatattaaaattaaaaaagtgaaaattttgaataaacaagggagtctatttttattttctgaaaacaattttcaatttcaaattttgaagatTCAAAAAATACGTTTGTTTTACTTTCTTGTTTTCTAGTCTCTAGCAATCCAAACAATTCTTCTTTTCGTTCCTCCGAGGAAAGTAGATGACCATCCTACACACACAAAGTTGaataagagaaagagaaatcaTTCACAAAcgcaaaaaaaaacaacacacaaCATAAAACGCACATTTGAACTTCGAAGTTGGAATAGAAGCACGTtcgtaagaagaagaagaaccttTGTTTGGGAAGATGACTGGTTGCGACAACGGCACAAATCGACAGTGACAAAACAACTTCGACATTGGAAATAGAAAACGAGATATCTAGGAACGACGGTGACGGTAGTGAGAGAGGAAGAGGGAGCATCAAAGTTCTTCGTCGAACGGAGGCTTCGTCAAATCTGACTTCGACTCCGACGTACTAATGCGAACAAGCACTCCGATGTGCACAGACTCCGACGTTTCCATGCGTGTGCACAAAGATAAGTATTcgagtaggaaaaaaaaaaaacgaagaaAAGATGGATAGACAAAGATAAGTGTGGGCAAttgcatttgtttttatttatttatttccgcaatcatttatttatttttcttcaaaaatacctcgcttaaaaatttaatttccgaAACATATATTTCACAATATGTAAATCTAcagaattttattttccaaattgATAATACTTTATGAATtccaaaatttaaagaaaatatttttattctttgtattttttattaaatttgattttggtttttatattttctaatgaataaaattgatcctccaattataaaaaatgcgtgattttaaaattatcgaacaaaatttaaaattattgtttgtttTGATCTAAAATTGTGTTTATTAGGATGATAATTACACAAATGTGAGTGGAACGGATCGAATGAGACTATCAGAGATTGGATGCTGAGATCTATTTGATTGGATTAACTAATACAGTGGAGGATTGTGCTATATATATACAACAATAGCTTCTGATACAGTTAATGGTATCTCTACCATGACAAATGCAATCAACTACAACTACCCTCAACTAACAGTAACTGAATCCTTCATTCATATTGAAAGTTGCTTTTCAGAACATGTTCCTGAAAAGAACCATGACAGTATGCTTAATATGCTTTGCTTAACGGTAGTCAGCAAAATTTTCCAATAGCACCATGAATATACATAGAACCCTATAGAGTATAGAGTCACGCGTAAGTCAGTAAACTAAAATCACGGCAAAGTAATTAAGTAaccaaaaaaatagttaaaatatttCCAACAACAGTTCGCCCTAAAAACACTCCAATCGATCAAATGAACAAATTTAAAACAGGTGTCCTTAAAATGAGGTTGAGATCATTCTCGTACGGTCCCAAGTTCGAGTCCAAGCACAAACGAAGCCTTTCAGCACCATTAGATGTTGGCACAGCATGATCGTGAGTTATCAAACCTTCATTTAAGGAAGCTGATCTATGTTTTCTCATGTGCCCTCCGAGGGCTTGTCCAATCCCAAACTCAAGCCCACAAATGGGGCACTGGTGCTTTTTTTGTGCCATCGAACACGAAAGGTTTGAAGCCATGAGTTTTAGCTTCTTGTGGCTGGCTCGGTGGCCCCCAAGTGCTTGAAACGAATGGAATTTCCTGTTACATGTCTTGCACCTAAAATCACCACAACTTAGAACCCTCTCTCTTGATGGGGTTTCAGTTTCACCAACTTTGGTCAGTAACATCAAACAATTAGCCATGCCCACCTCACTCTCCTTATCTCTGCCTCTCTTCATGAGTTTTCGTGCAGTATCAATAGCTAAGAAAGAATAGATTGCGTGGCCGCGTATGCATGGACTCTGTCTCTCTGTTGAAGACTCCAAGTTCCAACTGAAACTACAAGCCACCGTCAGGGGAAAGGAAATTACGtcccaaattaattaaataactatTGATATTCACACAGTTTTTATATTAGTACATTGTTTCCTAGAAATACAAGATTTTAATTACATCAATTTGTGCCTCTAATTATGCACAAATCAATTCTCTACCATACGTATAAAGTATAATCACACTTacactcatttttttatattatttaacttcctttaaataattaataaagtatttataTTTAGAGACCCACAAGTTCTAAAATGGGGTTGATACTTTTGTTTgctctttatttctttctttccatcatATTtatacttctctctctttctcttttaaggTGTCACATAGCACACAtgagtatttatatatatttcattgagTGTGGAAATGtatctattattaaattttagtataaatattCAATATTATAAGTCAcgtgaaattttttataaaaaaagatataacaaaaatcaaattaaatgtattattttattaaaatttgatatcattTGATTTTACTCTTTGACAAAAGTGacttttcatatatattatcttattaatataaaatttgtgtaaacttaataaattatacatttaataattttggaCGTTAAGTTTGAATATTATTAAGTTCAAATATTAGATATTAAATGAAGATATGAACCAAAATTATGGCAATCAAATTCATAAAATGAGAAAGTAAAAGGACCAAATATGTGAATTGGAGATaataaaaagactaaaagtacaattaaaattaaatcatatttatatttgccGTTAAACACCATTTTAAGGAACTGAATCTTTAAGTAGCTTCATGCCGTTGTTAGGACTTAGGAGACTTCCTGCAATGCCTTTATATACAGGTAAGAGTATATCCTAGCAGGTACTTAACCTCTTGGATGCAGGCCAATAACACATAATTCGATGTGCTTCAATCCATTCACAGGAATTTCTTTGTGCACCTGTCATTTTTCTTACACACCCaacatttttttgctttttttaaaattaccccTACTAATAAATGGATTCATAATCTGTAGTTATGGATTCATAATTAGTTTACAGATACATAATCCGTGAGAGGCTTACTTGTAATCCATTAATTCATATATTCATACGGATTGGCCATATGTTTGGattacagtttttttaaaatttttttaaaaaatgttgtataaattaatttaaaattaaaggcCCATGGAAGATTCAAACCTCTAACTTTCAAATTGTTAGCAAGACACTTTAACTAATTAAGCTAAtaagtcaattatgttataaaataattaatattgttatattcaacactaaaatttctaatgtatatttaatacacatataaatttatataataaattttatgacaattaattttaatctaaaaattaatttttttacatatataaatttttatgaaacttatgatttttatttaaaatttatatatgtaaaaaatacattattagattaaaattaattgtaataaggccaaaaacataaaacttaaataaaaatcataggtttcataaaaatttatatatgtaaaaaaattaattattagatcaaaattaactgtcacaaaatttattatgtaaatttacttgtgcattaaatatacattagaaattttagtattaaatATAGCGacattaattgttttataacataattggcctattagctcagttggttagagcGTCGTGCTAATAACATAAAAGTCACAAATTTAAACCCTGTATGGATCATCTTATGGATTATGAATTCATAAGTCTTGTACGAATTACAATATACTAAATGAGGAGAGCTCAGTTAAATGGAGGACATTATAATTCCAAGTACACAGACACACTATTACAATTTTACTTACATGGAAAGTTCAAAGAAAAATTTCGTTGTAGCATGAAAGCATTAAGCATCATTTTGGCATAAATTTTACCCAACGTTTCCATTCACTCACCTTTGTTCAAAAAAACAAACTCCACCCTTGTGATTCccattcctctctctctctctctttctctccctcgcAGTGTGATAACAACACTAACTTAGCCACTAGTAGCAGACCAACGAGGACCGTTAAGATGCCCAC
Above is a window of Glycine soja cultivar W05 chromosome 12, ASM419377v2, whole genome shotgun sequence DNA encoding:
- the LOC114378220 gene encoding zinc finger protein ZAT12-like, which encodes MKRGRDKESEVGMANCLMLLTKVGETETPSRERVLSCGDFRCKTCNRKFHSFQALGGHRASHKKLKLMASNLSCSMAQKKHQCPICGLEFGIGQALGGHMRKHRSASLNEGLITHDHAVPTSNGAERLRLCLDSNLGPYENDLNLILRTPVLNLFI